AACGGCCCGGTCCAGAGCAACGTCTCCAAGATCCTGGGCATCGGGCTCGCGACCCTCTTCCGCTTCTGGTCCTACCGGACGTGGGTCTTCAAGGCCCTCCCCGCCGAGCCCCCTCCCGCCGAGGAGGCCGCACGCCCTGCGGAGCGGTTTCTGGAACAGCGGCGGCCGACGGAGACCGTAGAGCCCGACCCCGTACGGAACTGACCCGCCGCGTTGGTCGTTGTTCAGCGCACCGGGCGCTCAGGAGTCCTGCGGTCGACCGGGACGCGGCTGAGGAAGAGCGCGAAGACCGCCGGGTGCTGCTGGAGCAGCTCCAGCCGCCCGCCGTCCGCCTCCGCGAGGTCGCGGGCGACGGCCAGTCCGATGCCGGTGGAGTTGCGGCCGCTGATGGCCCGCTCGAAGATCCGCGCCCCCAGTTCGGCGGGGACGCCGGGGCCCTCGTCGGTGACCTCGACGACCACCTGGTTGCCGGCGACCCGGGTGCGCAGGGCGACGGTGCCGCCGCCGTGCATGAGGGAGTTCTCGATCAGCGCCGCCAGGACCTGGGCGACCGCGCCCGGGGTGCCCACGGCCCGCAGCCCGTGCTTGCCGGAGCAGACGAGGGCCCGGCCCGTGGAGCGGTAGGCGGGGCGCCACTCCTCGATCTGCTGTTTGATGACCTCGTCGAGGTCGAAGACGACGGCGGAGCCGGTGCGCGGGTCGCGGGAGTTCGTCAGGAGCCGTTCGACGACGTCGGTGAGGCGCTCGACCTGGGTGAGGGCGATGTTCGCCTCCTCCTTGACCGTCTCGGGGTCGTCGGTGACCGAGATCTCCTCGATCCGCATGGAGAGCGCGGTCAGCGGAGTCCGCAGCTGGTGCGAGGCGTCCGCGGCCAGCCGTCGCTCGGCGGTCAGCATCCGGGCGATCCGCTCGGCCGAGGAGTCCAGGACGTCGGCGACCCGGTCCAGCTCGGGCACCCCGTACCGCTTGTGGCGCGGGCGGGGGTCCCCGGAGCCGAGGCGTTCGGCGGTCTCGGCCAGGTCGGTGAGCGGGGAGGCCAGCCGGTTGGCCTGGCGTACGGCGAGCAGCACGGCCGAGATGATCGCCAGCAGCGCCACCGCGCCGATGATCAGGAGGGTGCGCCCGACCTCGCGGGTGACGGACGAGCGGGACTCCTCGACGGTGACCCTCTCGCCCCCCTCTCCGGTCTCGGTGGCGCGCAGGACACTGCCGGTGGGACGTTCGCCGACGGAGATGGGGGCACGGCCGGGGATCTCGATCAGCGCGTACCGCTGGGGATCGATCTGCTCGCCCAGCACCCCCGGGTTGATCCGTTCGTCGCCCAGCAGCCGGCTCTCGACGACGCTGATCAGCCGGAGCGCCTCGGACTCGACGCTCTCCTGGGCGCTGGCGCTGATGGTGCGGGTCTCCACGATCACCAGCGAGACGCCGAAGACGGCGATGACGACGAGCACCACGGCGAGCGTGGAGTTGATCAGCCGGCGGCGCATGCCCGCCGCCTCATGGGGCCGTCGGGACGGTTCTCAGGACGCATGGGAGCTTCGTACGTCAGCTCTTCTCGAACCGGAAGCCGACGCCCCGGACGGTGGCGATGTAGCGCGGATTGGCGGCGTCGTCGCCGAGCTTCTTGCGCAGCCAGGAGATGTGCATGTCGAGGGTCTTGGTGGAGGACCACCAGGTGGTGTCCCAGACCTCGCGCATCAGCTGGTCGCGGGTGACGACCCGGCCGGCGTCCCGGACGAGGACCCGCAGCAGGTCGAACTCCTTGGCGGTGAGCTGGAGTTCCTCCTCGCCCATCCAGGCGCGGTGCGACTCGACGTCGATCCTGACGCCGTGGGTGGCGGGCTGCGGCACGGGCTCGGAGGCGCCGCGGCGCAGCAGGGCGCGGACCCGGGCGAGCAGTTCGGCGAGCCGGAACGGCTTGGTGACGTAGTCGTCGGCGCCCGCGTCCAGGCCGACGACCGTGTCGACCTCGTCCGCGCGGGCCGTCAGCACCAGGATCGGGATGGTGTGGCCGCCGGCCCGGAGCCTGCGGGCGACTTCGAGACCGTCCATCCCGGGCAGCCCCAGGTCGAGGACGACCAGGTCGATACCGCCCTGGAGTCCGGCGTCGAGCGCGGTCGGACCGTCCTGGCGGACCTCGACCTCGTAACCCTCCCGACGCAGTGCGCGGGCCAGTGGCTCCGAGATGGATGCGTCGTCCTCGGCGAGCAGTACACGGGTCATGGACTGATGGTAGTCCGGCCCGGGGCCCCGAAGTGAGGCCCACGACCTCACCTGCGGGTCAGCGCCACAAATAGATGTGGACCTTTGAATATGGGAGCCTGGTTCCACCAGGGCCTGTGATCCATCTCTCAAGTCCTTCCATATCCCGCCGTGTCGTGTCGTATGGTGTCCCGACGCCTGTTGCACTACTCAAGGACCTTTGGGCAGCCATGAGCGCCAAAGGTCCCTTTTGTGTGCGGGGCCGGTTCCCGCCGGCCCGCTCTGAGTGAATGACCTGTGAGCCGGGCCCGGAGTGCGAGGACGCGCCCCGGGTGTGGATCCCGACGCGGTTCTTCCCCGCTCCGCCGCCGAGCCCCCAGCCAGGAGCCCGGCCGCACGGAGCACGTCCCCTCAGGCGTGGGGACGGGGCACGCCGCGCCGGTGCCGGCTGCCCCCCACCGGGCGCGTACCGCTCACGAGGCGGCGCGTCCCGACCAGCAAGGATCGACCATGGCGTCCAGCCTGACGAAGGACTCGCCGAGTTCCGGCGAGAAGACCTTCTTCGGCCACCCCCGCGGTATGGCCACCCTGTTCATGACGGAGATGTGGGAGCGCTTCTCCTTCTACGGGATGCGCGCCATCCTCACCCTGTACTTGGTGGCCGCCGTGCTCGACGGCCCCCTGGAGGGCCGGGAGGCGCTCGCCGCCTCCATCTACGGTGTCTACAATGCCGTCGTCTACATGGCCGCGATGCCCGGCGGCTGGGTCGCCGACCGTCTCTGGGGAGCCCGCAAGGCCGTCCTGGTCGGTGGGATCATCATCGCCCTGGGCCACTTCGCGCTCGCGCTGCCGAGTGACATCACGTTCTTCTTCGGCCTGGCGCTGATCGCCGTCGGTACGGGCCTGCTGAAGCCGAACATCTCGGCGATGGTGGGCGGTCTCTACGAGGGCCGGACGAGCGCACGCCGCGACGCCGGCTTCACCCTCTTCTACATGGCGATCAACATCGGTGGCTTCGCCGCCCCGCTGCTGGTCGGCTACCTCGGCGAGCACGTCAACTGGCACCTCGGCTTCGGTGTCGCCGGTGTCGGTATGACCCTCGCCGTCATCCAGTACGTCCTCGGCTCCAAGCACCTCGGCGACATCGGCAAGCTGCCCGCGAAGCCCATCTCCCCCGAGGAGCGGCGGCGTACGCTGCGCAAGGTGGCCCTGTGGTCCGGCATCGCAGTTGCCGCGCTGCTGATCGACCTGGCGCTGGGCACGTACGACATCGAGCACATCGTCAACGTCCTGGCCGTGCTGGGCGTCGTCGTGCCGATCGTCTACTTCATCACCATCTTCCGTGACCCGGCGCTGACGGCGGAGGACCGCCCGAAGATCAAGGCGTACGTGTGGTTCTTCATCACCGCCGTGCTCTTCTGGATGATCTATGACCAGTCCGGTTCGCTGCTGACGATCTTCGCGGACAACAAGACGGACCGATTCATCGGCGGCTGGGAGTTTCCGGCCTCGTGGCTGCAGTCGGTCAACCCGGCGCTGGTCATCATCCTGGCCCCGCTCTTCGCCACGCTCTGGGTCAAGCTGGCCACGCGCAACCGTGAGCCCAGCACCCCGATGAAGTTCGCCCTGGCGATGCTCCTCATCGGCGGCTCCTTCGGCATCATGGGCCTGGCGGGCGCCGCCGCGGCCAACAGCGACACGGGCAAGGTCACCGTGTTCTGGCTGCTCGCGGTCTACCTGGCGCAGACCATGGGTGAGATGTGCCTCTCCCCGGTCGGTCTGTCCCTCTCCACAAAGCTGGCGCCGAAGATGTTCGTCGGCCAGATCATGGGTCTGTGGTTCCTGGCCACGTCGACCGGCAACGCCCTGAACGGCTGGACCACGAAGCTCAACGCTCCGCTGGGCGACGCCGCGTACTACACGCTGCAGGCGGTCGTGGCGGTGGCCGCGGGTGTCGCCTTCATGGTGGCGGGCCGCAAGATCCGCGCCCTGATGGGCGGCGTGAAGTAACTCCCCGCAGGGGAACGAACGGCAGCGGGTCCGCACGAGAAGCTCTCGTGCGGACCCGCTGCCATTTGCCGTCGGCCGATGTTTCCGGGTCTCGACTACTTCTTGGTCTCGACCTTGACGCTGCGCAGGAAGCTGCTGAACCCGCACTTCACCGAGGACTTCTCGCCCGGCTTCTTCCAGTCGCCGAACACCGTCCACGGGATGGTGTGCTCGGCGCCCCGGCCGCGCACGACGTCGCAAACGAGCACGGCGCGGTGCTTCTTGACCGCCTTCCCCTTGGACGACTTCTTGCAGGACGACGTCGAGACCGGACGACCCAGCGAGAGGCTGGGCGTGGCCTTGCAGGTGTACTTCGCACCGGCCGCCGCGGCGGGTGCCGCGGTGGCGAGCGACAGTCCGGACGTCATCAGCAGGCCGGCGAGCACGCCCGTCGCAGCCTTCTTCCCCCAGGTCACCTTCATGATGTTCCTTTTCTCCAGCGGTGCTGCGCGGGCAGGTGGTCAAGCCTGCCGGTGAGCGCCGCACGCAGATCCTTCCCTTCGCTCCTGCGAAGAGACCCCTGAGGAACCTAGCCTTTTCGATCTTGTTCTAGCAAGGCGGGGCGGGTGATCCGAACTAGTTCTGCGCCTGGGCCGAGGGTGGTCAGCGTATGCCGCGCAGCTTCCGCCACGGGGTGAACGTGAACACCGCCCCGCCCAGCAGGACCGCCGTACCGGCGACCAGGCCGAGCGCTCTCAGCGCGCCGCCGTCCTCGGCGCCGGTGGCGGCCAGGCCGCCGCGCGAGTCCGCGCCGCCGCCGGACGCACCTTGCTGACGGCACATCAGGTCGGGCGCTCAAGGTACGCCCGGGGCCTGATGGAGGGAACACAAAGAGCGCGCCGATCGGGCGCGCTCTTTTCGGTGCGGTGATGCGATGCGGGTGAGAGGGGCGGGGAGCTAGGCGGGAGCGGCGAGCTCCGCCCAGACGGTCTTGCCCGTGGCGTCCGGCGTGCGCAGCACGCCCCAGTCGAGGCAGAGGCGCTGCACGATGAACATGCCGTGACCCCCGGGCCGGCCCGCGCGGTGCGGTGTTCGGGGTGCGGGCTGCCCGGCGCCCCGGTCGACGACCTCCACCCGCAGCCCCTTGGGGGTGCGGCCGATCCGGAGCTCCTCGGGGCCCTCCGCGTGCAGGCAGGCGTTGGTCACCAGTTCGGAGACGACCAGCAGGACGTCCTCGGCGGCGGCTCTGCGGTCCGCGGTGGACGCCGGGAGCCAGCCCCAGTCGTGCAGCGCCTGCCGGGCGAAGTCCCGGGCCGTCGGAACGATGCCGCTGGCCTGCGCGAGCGAGAGCGTGCGCCACTGCCGCTCGGCCGGGGCGGGCGAGGCTGCGCCCGCTTCGTCCGGCTCGCGACCGAGGTCGCCCGGCGGATGCTGCCGGGTGGTGCTCATCAGCGCTTCACCTCACCGATTTACCATGTCGCCATGTCGCCGTTGAACGGATAGTGATCAATTACCGAGTCTGCCGGAGCCCTTGCGGGGCGCCGCCGGGGTCTCTCCTGCCCTGCCATGTCGCAACAACACCCACTTGAGGCACACGATCGCACGACACTGCCGACATCAGGGATGTCCGCGGCCGCACAGCCGTGCCGGGTCAGGTGGCCAGGGCCTCTTCGAGCGTGGCGTGGACGGTGAAGACCGCCTCCGCGCCGGTGATCTCGAACACCCTCGCCACGACGGGCAGCATTCCGGCCAGGTGGACGCCGCCTCCGGCCGCCTCCGCCTTGAGGCGGGCGCCGAGCAGCACGTTCAGCCCGGTGGAATCACAGAAATCCAGGCGGGAGCAGTCGACCACCAGGCGTGACCGCCCCTGCTCGACCGCACTCTCCAGAGGCTCGCGCAGCAGATCCGCGGTGTGGTGATCGAGCTCACCCACCGGGGTCACTACCTCGCTGCGCCCCTCGGTCCGGGCCTCGACCTGAAGCCGACCCCGGTTCGCACTGCCGACCGTCCCGCGGTCCATGCCTGTCCTCTTCGCCGTTCGTCACTGTGCGCGTCACTGCCTGTGCGGCTGTATGCATAGCTGCCGCCGACGTGCGTAAAACAGTACGCGTTCCGCACGCAACACGGTAGTCGGAGACCTCAACAAACCGGACATATAGCGGCAATTGGCGCTTGTCACTGCTGGTCAAGACCGGGTATGGGTAGAGGGACACCAGAAATGCGACCGGCTTTGGAGGCGCCGCTTCACCGCAGGAACACGTATGGGCATCGGCAGCCATATGCCGAGAACGATGGAGGAGAACCATGTCACCCCGGCTCGACGTAGCGCGTACCCAGAACGCGTCGTCGGCATGTCCTCAGGGACCGACCAATTCCGACTCCCCCGCCGCGAGCGCCGTCCCCGGCCCGCGCGCCGGCACCACCGGTAGCACCACCAGCACCACCTCAGACTTCTTCGGCGCTCCCGGCGCGGGCCTCGAAGGGCTTCCCGAGATCCCGCCCTACGCCGAAGTGGGCGCTCTGGACGCCAGGGCCCTGTCGAAGACGCTCTTCGAGCGGCTGGAGTCCCTCGAAGAGGGCACCCACGAGTACAGCTACGTCCGCAACACCCTCGTCGAGCTGAACCTCGCGCTCGTCAAGTTCGCCGCCTCCCGGTTCCGCTCCCGCAGCGAGCCGATGGAGGACATCGTCCAGGTCGGCACCAT
This sequence is a window from Streptomyces parvus. Protein-coding genes within it:
- a CDS encoding ATP-binding protein, whose product is MRRRLINSTLAVVLVVIAVFGVSLVIVETRTISASAQESVESEALRLISVVESRLLGDERINPGVLGEQIDPQRYALIEIPGRAPISVGERPTGSVLRATETGEGGERVTVEESRSSVTREVGRTLLIIGAVALLAIISAVLLAVRQANRLASPLTDLAETAERLGSGDPRPRHKRYGVPELDRVADVLDSSAERIARMLTAERRLAADASHQLRTPLTALSMRIEEISVTDDPETVKEEANIALTQVERLTDVVERLLTNSRDPRTGSAVVFDLDEVIKQQIEEWRPAYRSTGRALVCSGKHGLRAVGTPGAVAQVLAALIENSLMHGGGTVALRTRVAGNQVVVEVTDEGPGVPAELGARIFERAISGRNSTGIGLAVARDLAEADGGRLELLQQHPAVFALFLSRVPVDRRTPERPVR
- a CDS encoding response regulator transcription factor: MTRVLLAEDDASISEPLARALRREGYEVEVRQDGPTALDAGLQGGIDLVVLDLGLPGMDGLEVARRLRAGGHTIPILVLTARADEVDTVVGLDAGADDYVTKPFRLAELLARVRALLRRGASEPVPQPATHGVRIDVESHRAWMGEEELQLTAKEFDLLRVLVRDAGRVVTRDQLMREVWDTTWWSSTKTLDMHISWLRKKLGDDAANPRYIATVRGVGFRFEKS
- a CDS encoding peptide MFS transporter; translation: MASSLTKDSPSSGEKTFFGHPRGMATLFMTEMWERFSFYGMRAILTLYLVAAVLDGPLEGREALAASIYGVYNAVVYMAAMPGGWVADRLWGARKAVLVGGIIIALGHFALALPSDITFFFGLALIAVGTGLLKPNISAMVGGLYEGRTSARRDAGFTLFYMAINIGGFAAPLLVGYLGEHVNWHLGFGVAGVGMTLAVIQYVLGSKHLGDIGKLPAKPISPEERRRTLRKVALWSGIAVAALLIDLALGTYDIEHIVNVLAVLGVVVPIVYFITIFRDPALTAEDRPKIKAYVWFFITAVLFWMIYDQSGSLLTIFADNKTDRFIGGWEFPASWLQSVNPALVIILAPLFATLWVKLATRNREPSTPMKFALAMLLIGGSFGIMGLAGAAAANSDTGKVTVFWLLAVYLAQTMGEMCLSPVGLSLSTKLAPKMFVGQIMGLWFLATSTGNALNGWTTKLNAPLGDAAYYTLQAVVAVAAGVAFMVAGRKIRALMGGVK
- a CDS encoding ATP-binding protein, producing the protein MSTTRQHPPGDLGREPDEAGAASPAPAERQWRTLSLAQASGIVPTARDFARQALHDWGWLPASTADRRAAAEDVLLVVSELVTNACLHAEGPEELRIGRTPKGLRVEVVDRGAGQPAPRTPHRAGRPGGHGMFIVQRLCLDWGVLRTPDATGKTVWAELAAPA
- a CDS encoding STAS domain-containing protein; the encoded protein is MDRGTVGSANRGRLQVEARTEGRSEVVTPVGELDHHTADLLREPLESAVEQGRSRLVVDCSRLDFCDSTGLNVLLGARLKAEAAGGGVHLAGMLPVVARVFEITGAEAVFTVHATLEEALAT